Part of the Mangifera indica cultivar Alphonso chromosome 4, CATAS_Mindica_2.1, whole genome shotgun sequence genome, gtatacataaaataaaatagtggtaaaaatttcagttttctttGCCTTTTTTGGCATCTAGTCGTTTCTTGGGGAAATGAATTAGACCATGGCTAATTAATGACCTTTAGTAAGAGCAACTGAATTTTGTAAAAgtgtaaattcaaattgatttcaaatttatatttaatttgaatgaattaaacttaaattatttttattattttctaactATTATTTGTATcgactttatttttattattttccaacTATTATTCATATCGATTTAAATATGAGTTGTTCGTTTCAAacaaggtatttttttttttaagctaagTGGGTCATGAGATTATTGATGCTTTTAACTGCACCGATTGTGCTAGTTAGAtaccaaaattaataaatttacataGAACCCTAAGCATCGTGCCAAAAAGCACCATTTTATTATTCCTTGTTTTTACATTCATTTTGGGAATTAAGCAATGGCATCTTACCTTTGATCATCTTATACTCACCAACATCCAACGGTCCAAAACCACCCATCATTTGATCATCAGTCAATTCCCTTGATGGCCTCATGAGGGCTAGGACTCAGATAAGAGTGTCAACAATGTGTTCTCTTACCCCAAcatttttcaacaaaactaTTAAACAAGGCAAGCGCATTGCTCGTCAGCTTTTTCACATACGCCGCCCTATCAACAACGTCCGCCTTCACCGGCCCGTCCGCCACGTCATCGAAACGGTCCGTGCACGTCTCCTGGTCCGTCAACGCGGCGCTCATCCACTTCTGCACATTACTCATCAGGAACCTTAGGCTCTCCTTCGAGCCTCCCGCCGCGAGGAGGTGGCGCATCTGTTTCAGCGATCCATGGATCTCGTCGACAGCGTGGCCGAAGTTCGACTGGCAGTCGTATAGAGCCGACGACGCCCGGGGGTCGGAGTTGTAATCGGCCTCGCGATTCAGGTTGGCGACGTAGGCCGCCATTGCTTTCGTCTTCTTCAAGCTGACGCCGATGGCGACGCAAGCCAGCAGCGAAGGGTCCTCCTGGACTGAACTGGAGTACCCTTTCAAGGAGGCGTAGCAGAGGTCGGGGTAGACAGTGGCGTTGCAGCTGGTGCGGATGAAATCTGAGCCGGGGTTGGGGATGAAATCTACGGATGGCATCGGATTGAGATTAAGGGCCGAGATTGAATGGAGAGATAAAAGGAATAATAGGGGAAGGAAGAAAGGATGTGAAGTATTTTTCTGCATAGCTTTTGGTTTGTGTCTTGAGAAACTCTGCGATACTGAGAGCGGTGCCTTTCTGTGTTGCGTTTAAGTAGCGCCAAGGTTTGAAATGAAATGACGACTTTAgtcttataaaataaacaaaaataaggGATGAAATCTGAGCCGGGGGTGGGGATGAAATCTACGGATGGCATTGGATTGAGATTAAGGGCTGAGATTGAACACAGAGATAAAAAGAATAAGAGGAGAAGGAAGAGGGGACGTGTAgagcttttgtttttgttcatgGCTTTGTTTTGTCCTGTGAGAGCCTGAGACTGGTTGCTCGTGTTTAGGTGTATTAATAATTTAGACACacaattttaatacaaacaaTAAAGGTGTGATGATACTGTTGACTTTTGGTGAAATCTAACACTACATATTCCAACGGCGCCTCGTGTTTAtgagtatatttatataaagataattcctctgatttttatttaataaagcgacctcatcaataaaaattaggggaattatctttatataaatatgctttattagtattaataatgtgtgtgtaaattaattattttataaaatcaatttggaAGAGATTTTTACAATAAATTCCCTGTAAGTAAACTCTAAAAAAACTAAtctaatcaattaatattaattaaataatttatactataaataaaataatcttaataaaataatttttagtcatacgattgatttatttattattattatattttattacaatctttttaatttaaacactTTTCtgaattgtttttgttataatttgtaTTCATCAACAATTTCGTTCAAAATTTATGGATTTTTTACAgctaacttatttatataaggCGACAAGAAGGTTGATGGGAAAGGTTGAGCTCACATAGAAGACACCATAATGGCTAAATATCACTACCAACAAATTTTGCACAAGACCAAGATACAATAGTTTGTGATGTGgccaagaaaaatatatttattagtgATAGGATAACTATAGAAGA contains:
- the LOC123214999 gene encoding 21 kDa protein-like: MQKNTSHPFFLPLLFLLSLHSISALNLNPMPSVDFIPNPGSDFIRTSCNATVYPDLCYASLKGYSSSVQEDPSLLACVAIGVSLKKTKAMAAYVANLNREADYNSDPRASSALYDCQSNFGHAVDEIHGSLKQMRHLLAAGGSKESLRFLMSNVQKWMSAALTDQETCTDRFDDVADGPVKADVVDRAAYVKKLTSNALALFNSFVEKCWGKRTHC